A single region of the Leptothrix cholodnii SP-6 genome encodes:
- a CDS encoding acyl-CoA dehydrogenase encodes MTYRAPLKDLLFDIKELAGIDALTALPGLEDAGYDTAVAVLEECAKLNEQVIAPLNRAGDIAPSWFKDGVVTTTAGFKEAFRAFAEGGWQGLHHPDEFGGQGLPKLIHAACIEMINSANLSFALCPLLTDGAIEALLTAGSDAQRTTYLPRMIDGSWTGTMNLTEPQAGSDLAAVRTRAEPQPDGTYKIFGTKIFITYGEHDMAENIVHLVLARVVGAPEGVKGISLFVVPKFMVNADGSLGERNDVHCVSIEHKLGIKASPTAVLQFGDHGGAVGQLIGQENRGLEYMFIMMNAARFAVGVQGIAVAEMAYQKAVAYARDRVQSRPVDGSVAGSAAIIHHPDVRRMLSTMRAYAEGCRALALVSAAAYDASHSHPDPEARQQNQAFYEFMVPLIKGFSTEMSLEVTSLGVQVHGGMGFIEETGAAQFYRDAKILTIYEGTTAIQANDLVGRKTARDGGRTARAIAAQIELTEIALASHDSAAAQAFAKRLSAARLAFLDVVTFVVAGTKSDPNAVFAGSVPYLMLAGNLMAGWQMGRALLAAEDSLNEGEDTAFMQAKIATARFYADHILTRVPGLRDSIVEGGESACALALEAF; translated from the coding sequence ATGACCTACCGCGCCCCGCTCAAAGACCTGCTTTTCGACATCAAGGAGCTTGCCGGCATCGATGCGCTGACCGCCTTGCCTGGCCTCGAAGACGCCGGCTACGACACCGCCGTGGCCGTGCTCGAAGAATGCGCCAAGCTCAACGAGCAGGTGATCGCGCCGCTCAACCGCGCCGGCGATATCGCGCCGAGCTGGTTCAAGGACGGTGTGGTGACCACCACCGCCGGCTTCAAGGAAGCCTTCCGTGCGTTTGCCGAGGGCGGCTGGCAAGGCCTGCATCACCCGGACGAGTTCGGCGGCCAGGGCTTGCCCAAGCTGATCCACGCGGCCTGCATCGAGATGATCAACAGCGCCAACCTGAGCTTCGCGCTGTGCCCGCTGCTGACCGATGGTGCGATCGAGGCCCTGCTGACCGCCGGCAGCGACGCCCAGCGCACCACCTACCTGCCCAGGATGATCGACGGCAGCTGGACCGGCACGATGAACCTGACCGAGCCGCAGGCCGGCTCCGATCTGGCCGCGGTGCGCACCCGCGCCGAGCCGCAGCCCGACGGCACGTACAAGATCTTCGGCACCAAGATCTTCATCACCTACGGCGAACACGACATGGCCGAGAACATCGTGCATCTCGTGCTCGCGCGGGTGGTCGGTGCGCCCGAGGGTGTCAAGGGCATCAGCCTGTTCGTCGTGCCCAAGTTCATGGTGAACGCCGACGGCAGCCTGGGCGAGCGCAACGACGTGCACTGCGTCAGCATCGAGCACAAGCTCGGCATCAAGGCGAGCCCGACCGCGGTGCTGCAGTTCGGCGACCACGGCGGCGCGGTCGGCCAGTTGATCGGCCAGGAGAACCGCGGCCTCGAGTACATGTTCATCATGATGAACGCGGCGCGCTTCGCCGTCGGCGTGCAGGGCATCGCGGTGGCCGAGATGGCGTACCAGAAGGCGGTGGCCTACGCGCGCGATCGTGTGCAGTCGCGCCCGGTCGACGGCTCGGTGGCGGGTTCGGCGGCCATCATCCATCACCCGGACGTGCGCCGCATGCTCAGCACGATGCGCGCGTATGCCGAAGGTTGCCGCGCGCTCGCGCTGGTGTCCGCCGCTGCCTACGACGCCTCGCACTCCCACCCGGACCCCGAGGCGCGGCAGCAGAACCAGGCCTTCTACGAATTCATGGTGCCGCTGATCAAGGGCTTCAGCACCGAGATGAGTCTCGAGGTCACGTCGCTGGGCGTGCAGGTGCATGGCGGCATGGGCTTCATCGAGGAGACCGGCGCGGCGCAGTTCTACCGTGATGCCAAGATCCTGACGATCTACGAGGGCACCACCGCGATCCAGGCCAACGACCTGGTCGGTCGCAAGACCGCGCGCGATGGCGGCCGCACCGCGCGTGCGATCGCCGCGCAGATCGAGCTGACCGAGATCGCGCTGGCCTCGCACGACAGCGCCGCCGCGCAAGCCTTTGCCAAGCGGCTGAGCGCCGCGCGACTGGCGTTCCTCGACGTGGTCACGTTTGTCGTCGCTGGCACCAAGTCCGACCCGAACGCGGTCTTCGCCGGCTCGGTGCCCTACTTGATGCTGGCCGGCAACCTGATGGCCGGCTGGCAGATGGGCCGCGCGCTGCTGGCCGCCGAAGACAGCCTCAACGAGGGCGAGGACACCGCCTTCATGCAGGCCAAGATCGCCACCGCGCGCTTCTATGCCGACCACATCCTGACGCGGGTGCCCGGCCTGCGC